Sequence from the Lepisosteus oculatus isolate fLepOcu1 chromosome 13, fLepOcu1.hap2, whole genome shotgun sequence genome:
TGGGTTGAAAGGAAAAGGAGCAAAACAAGAcataagaggaaataaaaaatcaaatacagGTGTATTTTAGAAGTTCAAAGGTAACTCATTTTCTTCACTTATGAACAAGATGTACAAACCCCAATATTCgaaatactgtagtttacttACTGTAAGTAGATATGTGTATTCAGTAATAACTGCATCCCCTTAAAGCAGTATCTGTTTCCaggtctttttctttcaagagcTCATTGAAAGCCTTGGAAGTTTTTAAATGCCACCTTAAAGCCTACTGACTTTCTTGGAGCTTATCCTGCTCTTCCACTGCTGTGAATTCACAGACTGGCTGTTCCTGGGTCATGAATGAACTGCTGACGTGTCTAGTACTCCCAGAGAATAATGTCACCTATCAATAAGTTCAAGAGTACAGACGAAGAACCCTAGGAAATTATTCAAAGAAACCTTTTCCAAGGtccaatttttaaaatgtcttggtaatgttagatttttttaagaaagcaggacttcagtcttgttgttTAAAACAGCTATAAGGGAATGCAGAATATTTACATAACTCCTtgaaaagataagatcactttattggccacatacaatttctttcattaggaatttgtcttttcacataccccagcttgctctccatgagacacacagacagggaaagaagcttggggtcagactgCTTTATAGTGTGTTAAATCTGAGACTGACCTAGCCAGGCATCTCCAATCTTGCCCTGCCTGCATCTCATTTCCACCGCCTTCCCACTGATGCCTACTGCACTGTCTCACCACTGCCCTCCTGTATGGTCTCTGATCCTTTGGTGTTTCTATTCCAGCCAGCACCCCTGTGCCACTTGAACAGTGCACAGATGCACAGGTGAGGTGGGGCtgtcagtactgtatgtacctgaGGACAAACTGCTGCTAGCAGCTCTGCATTAAATGCAATAAGGAACAGGTGGCACCTGCCTGCACAACTCTTTACAGTCTCTTCTCATGAACACAGATAGTAAGACATGCACACTGGTGAAAAAAGGCTATATACTCTTCTGAGTCCACGCCCCCAAACATGAGGTATGACCAGCTGAAATGGTAGGACAGCCAAAATGCCACCTCCGACTAGCTGACCAAAAAGGCACCAAAGAAACTTGATTCCGCATCCATGTCGACGATGCTGATGTTACTGACTGACACGAATATCCTGTCATTGACATTCAGCTGAAACACACCAGCCTGGTAGATGGAATACAGCCCATACTCTGCATTTTTGGACCAGCATGTTGTCCTTGCATTTTTCATGAGAAGCATGGGCTCGGGGTAAGAGGAAGCCTTTTTGTAAATGTACTGCAGCATTTGCTTGTTCTTCACTGAGTTGTCTGCTGCTTCAGAGTCATCCAAGGGTAAAGAGTGTCTGAAGTAGGTCTGAGAGTAGAGGTAATAAAGACCAGCTTGTGGGATGATGAGTTCTCCATTATTTAATATAAGATTGTGAACAAAAGCCAGGCCTCTCTCAGACTCCCAAGACTGAATCTTTTGACCTTGAACTCTCCTTGGTTTTGGACCTATAAGATAAACCAGAAAGGGTTTGGTTAAAGGATTTCCTTCTGTTGCAAAGAAATGACACACATCTTTGCTCTAAaccaattttcacatttttgtgtgTAGAATAAGCCTAAGTACTGTTAAGAAATTTCAGCCTATTACAACTTTGTGCCTCTGTGCTGAACTGTAAATATGCATTGTGACAAATCCAtcaatcatatatatatatgtaacatGAAACATTACTATTTTACAGGTAATCATAGTCAACATTCTTATATTTTTGCGTATACACATATATACATAGATGGAAATACACACAGAACACCACGGTGATCACTAAATCAAATACGGCTTACTTTCTATTTCATCTGTACTGGCCATGAAATTTCCTGTGAGATGAGCTGCAATCTCAGGGCGTGGAGAGTCTTGATTTCCTATTGTCAGGGATGGCAAAACACGGGACACTTCACCTAGAAgacaaaattaacatttattaacACCTACAATACTGGCAAGTGCCGTCCTCTTGTACCACATACT
This genomic interval carries:
- the tnfsf10 gene encoding tumor necrosis factor ligand superfamily member 10 translates to MTSSSFTMQTLGFILLVAILLQTVAVAVTFIYFSNALTTMKETFSKSSISCLMRANMRTLRDLDISSEEGNDDPCWQVTQQLHLLMEKTTSNHYQKEISSAVKGEVSRVLPSLTIGNQDSPRPEIAAHLTGNFMASTDEIESPKPRRVQGQKIQSWESERGLAFVHNLILNNGELIIPQAGLYYLYSQTYFRHSLPLDDSEAADNSVKNKQMLQYIYKKASSYPEPMLLMKNARTTCWSKNAEYGLYSIYQAGVFQLNVNDRIFVSVSNISIVDMDAESSFFGAFLVS